A genomic segment from Callithrix jacchus isolate 240 chromosome 8, calJac240_pri, whole genome shotgun sequence encodes:
- the DUOXA2 gene encoding dual oxidase maturation factor 2 isoform X2 yields the protein MTLWNGVLPFYPQSRHAAGFSVPLLIVILVFLALAASFLLILPGIRGHSRWFWLVRVLLSLFIGAEIVAVHFSAEWLVGRVNTNTTYKAFSSARVRARVGLLVGLEGINITLTGTPVLQLNETIDYNEQFTWRLKENFAGEYANALEKGLPDPVLYLAEKFTPSSPCGLYHKYHLAGHYASALLWVAFCFWLLSNVLLSTPAPLYGGLALLTTGAFVLLAIFSWASTSTVPLCPLRLGSSALTTQYGTAFWVTLATGILCLFLGGAVVSLHYVRASALRTLLDQSAEDCSQARGGSPLILGDPLQKQAGLPDLKYITTNL from the exons ATGACCCTGTGGAACGGTGTACTGCCTTTTTACCCCCAGTCCCGGCATGCGGCAGGCTTCAGCGTCCCACTGCTCATCGTTATTCTAGTGTTTTTGGCTTTAGCAGCAAGCTTCCTGCTCATCTTGCCCGGGATCCGTGGCCACTCG CGCTGGTTCTGGTTGGTGAGAGTTCTTCTCAGCCTGTTCATAGGCGCTGAAATCGTGG CTGTGCACTTCAGTGCAGAGTGGTTGGTGGGTAGAGTGAACACCAACACAACCTACAAGGCCTTCAGCTCAGCGCGCGTTAGAGCCCGCGTCGGTCTGCTCGTGGGCCTGGAGGGCATTAATATTACACTCACAG GGACCCCGGTGCTGCAGCTGAATGAGACCATTGACTACAACGAGCAGTTCACCTGGCGTCTGAAAGAGAATTTCGCCGGGGAGTACGCCAACGCACTGGAGAAAGGGCTGCCGGACCCAGTGCTCTACCTGGCGGAGAAGTTCACACCGAGTAGCCCTTGCGGCCTGTACCACAAGTACCACCTGGCGGGACACTACGCCTCGGCCTTGCTGTG GGTGGCGTTCTGCTTCTGGCTCCTCTCCAACGTACTGCTCTCCACGCCGGCCCCGCTCTACGGAGGCCTAGCACTACTGACCACCGGAGCCTTCGTGCTCTTGGCGATCTTCTCCTGGGCCTCCACCTCCACAGTGCCGCTCTGTCCGCTCCGCCTAGGCTCCTCCGCGCTCACCACTCAGTACGGTACCGCCTTTTGGGTCACGCTGGCAACCG GCATCCTGTGCCTCTTCCTTGGAGGGGCCGTGGTGAGTCTCCACTATGTTCGGGCCAGCGCTCTTCGCACTCTTCTGGACCAAAGCGCCGAGGACTGCAGCCAGGCGAGAGGGGGCTCACCTCTTATCCTCGGCGACCCACTGCAGAAGCAGGCCGGGCTCCCGGACTTAAAATATATCACCACTAACCTGTGA
- the DUOXA2 gene encoding dual oxidase maturation factor 2 isoform X1, whose amino-acid sequence MTLWNGVLPFYPQSRHAAGFSVPLLIVILVFLALAASFLLILPGIRGHSRWFWLVRVLLSLFIGAEIVAVHFSAEWLVGRVNTNTTYKAFSSARVRARVGLLVGLEGINITLTGTPVLQLNETIDYNEQFTWRLKENFAGEYANALEKGLPDPVLYLAEKFTPSSPCGLYHKYHLAGHYASALLWVAFCFWLLSNVLLSTPAPLYGGLALLTTGAFVLLAIFSWASTSTVPLCPLRLGSSALTTQYGTAFWVTLATGEDRGNGRTPPCRGLGTLSVSGLLQPTGVPKASLPFVPTPAPKPGAGIAAARRNSPGEDSYRVCTFPFIE is encoded by the exons ATGACCCTGTGGAACGGTGTACTGCCTTTTTACCCCCAGTCCCGGCATGCGGCAGGCTTCAGCGTCCCACTGCTCATCGTTATTCTAGTGTTTTTGGCTTTAGCAGCAAGCTTCCTGCTCATCTTGCCCGGGATCCGTGGCCACTCG CGCTGGTTCTGGTTGGTGAGAGTTCTTCTCAGCCTGTTCATAGGCGCTGAAATCGTGG CTGTGCACTTCAGTGCAGAGTGGTTGGTGGGTAGAGTGAACACCAACACAACCTACAAGGCCTTCAGCTCAGCGCGCGTTAGAGCCCGCGTCGGTCTGCTCGTGGGCCTGGAGGGCATTAATATTACACTCACAG GGACCCCGGTGCTGCAGCTGAATGAGACCATTGACTACAACGAGCAGTTCACCTGGCGTCTGAAAGAGAATTTCGCCGGGGAGTACGCCAACGCACTGGAGAAAGGGCTGCCGGACCCAGTGCTCTACCTGGCGGAGAAGTTCACACCGAGTAGCCCTTGCGGCCTGTACCACAAGTACCACCTGGCGGGACACTACGCCTCGGCCTTGCTGTG GGTGGCGTTCTGCTTCTGGCTCCTCTCCAACGTACTGCTCTCCACGCCGGCCCCGCTCTACGGAGGCCTAGCACTACTGACCACCGGAGCCTTCGTGCTCTTGGCGATCTTCTCCTGGGCCTCCACCTCCACAGTGCCGCTCTGTCCGCTCCGCCTAGGCTCCTCCGCGCTCACCACTCAGTACGGTACCGCCTTTTGGGTCACGCTGGCAACCGGTGAGGACCGAGGGAACGGCAGAACGCCACCCTGCAGGGGACTGGGGACACTATCTGTGAGCGGGCTTCTCCAGCCCACCGGCGTTCCCAAAGCCTCGCTTCCCTTTGTCCCTACCCCAGCGCCAAAGCCCGGGGCTGGGATAGCGGCGGCTCGGCGGAATTCTCCGGGGGAGGATTCATACCGGGTGTGCACTTTCCCGTTCATAGAATGA
- the DUOXA1 gene encoding dual oxidase maturation factor 1, translating into MAALGHTFPFYAGPKPTFPMDTTSATIVMIFLTALATFIIILPGIRGKTRLFWLLRVVTSLFIGAAILAVNFSSEWSVGQVSTNTSYKAFSSEWISADVGLQVGLSGVNITLTGTPVQQLNETINYNEEFAWRLGQNYAEEYAKALEKGLPDPVLYLAEKFTPRSPCGLYHQYRLAGHYASAMLWVAFLCWLLANVMLSMPVLVYGGHMLLATGIFQLLALLFFSMATSLTPPCPLRLGASVLHTHHGPAFWITLTTGLLCVLLGLAMVVAHRMQPHRLKAFFNQSVDEDPMLEWSPEEGGLLSPRYRPMADSPEPQDIPLSEASSTKAHCEEAHLTEPECAL; encoded by the exons ATGGCTGCTTTGGGACACACGTTCCCCTTCTATGCTGGCCCCAAGCCAACCTTCCCAATGGACACCACTTCGGCCACCATCGTCATGATCTTTCTGACTGCACTGGCCACTTTCATCATCATCCTGCCTGGCATTCGGGGCAAGACG AGGCTGTTTTGGCTGCTGCGGGTGGTGACCAGCTTATTCATCGGGGCTGCGATCCTGG CTGTGAATTTCAGTTCTGAGTGGTCTGTGGGCCAGGTCAGCACCAACACATCGTACAAGGCCTTCAGTTCTGAGTGGATCAGCGCTGATGTTGGGCTGCAGGTCGGACTGAGTGGAGTCAACATCACACTCACAG GGACCCCCGTGCAGCAGCTGAATGAGACCATCAATTACAATGAGGAGTTTGCCTGGCGCCTGGGCCAGAACTATGCTGAGGAATATGCAAAGGCGCTGGAGAAGGGGCTGCCAGACCCTGTGCTGTACCTAGCCGAGAAGTTCACTCCAAGAAGCCCATGTGGCCTGTACCACCAGTATCGCCTGGCAGGACACTACGCCTCAGCCATGCTGTG GGTGGCATTCCTTTGCTGGCTGCTGGCCAATGTGATGCTCTCCATGCCTGTGCTGGTATATGGTGGCCACATGCTGTTGGCCACAGGCATCTTCCAGCTGTTGGCTCTGCTCTTCTTCTCCATGGCCACATCACTCACCCCACCCTGTCCCTTGCGCCTGGGCGCTTCTGTGCTGCACACTCACCATGGGCCTGCCTTCTGGATCACATTGACCACAG GACTGCTATGTGTGCTGCTGGGCCTGGCTATGGTGGTGGCCCACAGGATGCAGCCTCACAGGCTGAAGGCTTTCTTCAACCAGAGTGTGGATGAAGACCCCATGCTGGAGTGGAGTCCTGAAGAAGGTGGACTCCTGAGCCCCCGATACAGGCCCATGGCTGACAGTCCAGAGCCCCAGGACATCCCCCTGTCAGAGGCTTCCTCCACCAAGGCACACTGTGAGGAGGCACACCTCACAGAGCCTGAATGCGCCCTGTAA